The Nicotiana tomentosiformis chromosome 2, ASM39032v3, whole genome shotgun sequence genome includes the window aaggccccagtccgagataaagcatgcattcatcaaggacgaggtaaccaaacttctcaaaatagggtccattcgggaggtaaaatatcccgaatggttagcaaacatagtcgtAGTCCTTAAAAAGGGGAATAAACTTAGGATGTgcatagactataaagatttaaacaaagcatgtcctaaagactcttttcctctgtcgaatatcgatcgcatgatcgatgccacggccggccacgagatccttagtttcctcgatgcctactctgggGATAATCAAATACAAATGTACCCGGAGGATCacgaaaagacttcgttcatcactaagtatgacacctattattataatgtaatgccgtttggactaaaaaatgctggtgccacctatcaacgcttagtaaattgaatgttcgaagaacaaataggtaagtcaatggaagtttatattgacgatatgctagttaagtccctgcgagcagaggaccatttgatacatttgcaggagaccttagatatactaaggaaatacaacatgaaactcaacccggagaaatgtgcattcggggttggctcgggcaagtttctcggctttatggtatcaaatcggggtatcGAAATCAACCTCGATAAGATCAAGGcgatcgaagacatcacagttgtggataatgttaaggccgtacaaagattaacagggcgcatagccgccctaggccgattcatctcgaggtcttcagatagaagtcgcaggttcttctcactgctcaaaaagaacaacaattttgcatggaccccagaATTCCACCAAGCATTGGAAGAACTAAAGTGGTACCTCTCGAGCCTTCCACTGtttcatactccgaaagcggacgagcaactatacttgtacttagtAGTTTCAAAAATCgtggtaagtggggtcctagttcgagaagagcaaggtacgcaatttcctgtttattatgttagTCAAACTCTAGGTGAGGTCGAGACcaggtacccacacttagaaaaattagcacttgccttaataagcgcttctaggaaattaaaaccatattttcagtatcacccgatctgtgtggtgactacttatccccttcgcaatattttgcataaacccgaactttcgggccgattggccaaatgggccgtcgagatcagtgggtacgatatcgagtatcgaccccgaacggccatcaagtctcaaatcttagtgGACTACGTGGCCAACTTTACGCCCACCCTCGTAcctgaagttgaaaaggaactgttattaaaatcaggtacatcatcgggggtatggaccctcttcacatacggcacttcgaacgtgaaggggttcgGGCTAGGCATTGTTTTGAATccgcccacgggtaatacaattagacaagctatcaaaacttccaagttaattaacaatgaggccgagtataaggctatgattgcaggtcttgagctagctaaaggtttgggagcagaagtcatcgaagctaaatgtgactccctgctcgtggtaaaccaagtcaacagaactttcgaggtccgagaagatcgaatgtagAGGTACTTAGACAAATTACAGgagactctacatcggtttaaagaatggaccttacagcatgtacctcgggAACAAAACAGCGAGGTCGATGCCCTTTCAAATTTGGGGTCATTAGTCGAAGACGGTGAGATTAACTCGGgaactgtcgtacaactttcaaggtcagtaattgaagaaggccacgccaaaatcaactccaaaagtctgacctgggattggaggaacaaatatatcgagtacctaaagaacgggaagcttccatcggatcctaaaaaattgaggactctacgtacgaatgccgcacgattcacattggtcgaagatggaacactatatagaaggatgtttgATGGACCATTGGCGATATGTTTTGGACCAGGAAATACCGACTACGTCCTAtgagaaatccacgagggcacctgcggaaattattctggtgccgaatcattggttcacaaagtcatcagagcaggatactattgggccgatatggaaaaggatacaaaagagtttgttcgaaagtgagacaaatgtcaaaggtatgcgccgatgatccatcagcccggagaacaactccactcagtgttatccccatggccattcatgaagtggggaatggatatcatcggccctcttccatcggccccaggtaaagctaaatttattttgtttatgactgactatttctctaagtgggttgaagcacaggctttcgagaatattagagagaaagaagtcatagacttcatctgggatcacattatatgccgattcgggatacatGTCGAGATcatatgcgacaatggaaagcaattcgtcggtggcaaagtaacaaaatttctcgaagatcacaaaataaagaggatcCTATCGATGccgtatcatcctagtgggaacggacatgccgaatcgacaaataaaaccatcattcaaaatctaaagaaaagattgaacgacgctaagggaaaatggagagaaatattactcgaagtcctttgggcgtatcgaacaacgtcaaaatccagtacgggggcaacaccgttttctttagtatatggcactgaagctctgatcccggttgaagtcggggaatccagcgtcaggtttcgatatgcaacgaaagagtcaaatcacgaggctatgaatacaagcctctaATTGCTAGATGAAAATGGGAAGCCGCCCTTgttcgaatggccgcacagaaacaacggatcgaaaggtactacaatcgaagagctaaTCTTCGGCACttcaaaatcggggacttggttctgaggaaagtcaccctcaatactcgagaatcaaacgaaggaaaacttggcccgaaTTGGGAGGGACCATACCAGGTCCTCGATATcttcggaaaaggatcctacaaacttggcatggTGAAtggcgaacaattaccaaacaattgaaacatatcactcctcaaacgatattactgctaaggtacgaccttctccattttcatttatattttatactaaccatttgcaggtaTTTAATCGAAGACATCAAAGGATTATTCAAACGCggagtccttaggtctgaaagcacgtgttgcactctttttcccttagaccggtttttgtccTAAATGGATTTTTCCGGCgaagtttttaacgaggcaaccattcttcgtgctaacttagagcaatttcacagtatctgaggctcctttacaatcaacctcgaatactgggtgGCATCACCttcggatagttacaaggaaaatacttcatGTAGACGGGGTCTCAataggtaaattttgtagaggaccaaatgttcaaatgaaccgtgtccatgtagattactcgaaccctaatggcaaaacatgtatgcatgtataatctattgaaagaagtatttttctttactAGATGTTCCATGCTttagaaaaatttatactttataatttcatatttatgatctattgtggaaactggcttaagggccgagcacaactgaagttcaaacaatttacccgATACTCGGGGACTGCTGTCCAAAAAATTGACAggatcgaattactaaacctcgaaATCGTAAGGCCTTAAAAAGGCAATCCATGATtatataggccacggccaccccactcggggactgatacttcgaacaagttcgaagtataacaAGGGAACAAACCCAAAAGGTGAATCCCaagttaaaggctacggccaaattaacacggttcggagacgtccgatttcCGTTATTAAACAGGCCTTCTAATATTTTCACAAACCAGTTAAAAAAAGCTACCCTCGGCTAAAtttctaagggtctcgataatatcaaccctcgaaaaccctaatgggtataaagtcgttcgaactctcgatcaaattctttattttatgctaacgcattacgaaacaaagggtctcgataatatcaacccttgaaaatcctaatgggtacgaatatgttcgaactctcgagcaaatcctttatttcgtgctaaggcacaacagaatttatatgattaaacaataaatatttcaagccgaaaagggagagaaagtcattctttttgctatcggcctaattcaagagcctaaagggccagtttatttttgagaaatcatcctcactcaattaaaacctaagggtaaccctactccgagttcgaccaagtactcactcgattataaaaactatACTAGCTCAgtttcgatcaaattgcctaagcctcgaacttatgaacaaaatttcCATTAGgcataaataaaacaaaattttcacaaggcataaatgaaataaatacaagtcggaaaggaaagagatctttatatatatgagaatatttacaaggttcgttcaggatcctatacaaaagaccaaaagtgaaaaatcctaagaTTCCTGATCTTCTCCGAtggcagcttcttctccatcgaggtcctctccattctcggacccgctcttgctaccatcatcatcatcgtcatcggaaGTGTCCAGCGCTCCAGCTTtggcttcatgctctctagccaTAACTATCTCGTTGGTAAGAGCGAAACCTCGAGCGTAGATTTCCTCGAGAGTTTCCCTATGAGATTGGCATCTGGCAAGTTcggcaatccaatatgctcgagtttgggCGGTCTCGGttgcctctctcgcttggacttgagcggcttcagcatcggcccggtagATGGCCACGATCGTATCTGCCTCGGCGTTTGCCTTtacggcttcagatttggccttggcaagttcggaagccaatagagcctcgagctcctctattttccttgcttGAGTCAAGATCTTCTCCTTTATACCTTGAAGCTGACTTtcgaccgatgataattgggctcgagatgtatctttttctgcagcaaagtggtccataccttctttccaccccaaggactCCACCTTTATCGTATCTACCTCCTCGCGGAACTACTCGATCCTCTCTATCTTCTGCTgtagctgtgagatcgaaatgtTAGCCATTGTtccagaatcgagcccatgagcttttaaaattttcattacctgctcgatc containing:
- the LOC138906310 gene encoding uncharacterized protein — translated: MDHFAAEKDTSRAQLSSVESQLQGIKEKILTQARKIEELEALLASELAKAKSEAVKANAEADTIVAIYRADAEAAQVQAREATETAQTRAYWIAELARCQSHRETLEEIYARGFALTNEIVMAREHEAKAGALDTSDDDDDDGSKSGSENGEDLDGEEAAIGEDQES